The Bubalus bubalis isolate 160015118507 breed Murrah chromosome 8, NDDB_SH_1, whole genome shotgun sequence sequence GATCATCTTATTCACTCACAAGGAGTATCTGGGGGACCAGAGCCTGAGCGACTTTTTGAAGAATGATGTAAACCTACGAAGCCTCGTCCAGGAGTGTGGAGACCGCTGCTGTGCTTTCAGTAACAGCAAAAACACAAAGCAGGCTGAGAAGGAAGCTCAGGTGCAGGAGCTGGTAGAGCTGATAGACAAGATGGTGCAGAACAACCAAGGGACTTACTTTTCTGACACCATTTACAAAGACACATTGGAAAGCCTGAGAAAGCTGGAGGAAGTCTTGAGTAAAAGATATATTGATCAATTAGAAATAGAAATCCAAAAAGTGGAAAAGGAGTGTGCTCAAGCATGCGAGAAGATAATGcaggaaaaagaggggaaaattgAATTACTAAAGatggaatatgaaaaaaaactaagaaacattaggaaggaggctcaagacaATGTATTTAGCCATGTATTTGATAACATTATGAAGGTGCTTTCAAGAATATTTCTTTTGTTCAAGAAGTAACTATTTTTTCACAGTTTACTATGCTTTGCAAAGCATCTCTCCAGCTCACTCCCTATTGCTGTCCATGCCTGCCTCCCCTCCAACAAATACCAACTACAAAATTGATTAGTTTGAGCTCTGGTTCATTGGACATGGTTCAAAGACTCAAATGAAAGGAATTACAAGGCTGAAATGCATCTTGCATTGAGCATTAGCCCTACCTGTGAAATACATTACACAGGCCCCTTGTGAATATTGAGTAAATATCAGCAAAG is a genomic window containing:
- the LOC102398005 gene encoding GTPase IMAP family member 7, giving the protein MAATQDISLRIVLVGKTGSGKSATANTILGEKIFDSRIAAEATTRTCQKASRKWKGRDLLVVDTPGIFDTKESLNTSCREISQCVLDSCPGPHAIVLVLKLGRYTQEEQQTVALIKDLFGKAAMKYMIILFTHKEYLGDQSLSDFLKNDVNLRSLVQECGDRCCAFSNSKNTKQAEKEAQVQELVELIDKMVQNNQGTYFSDTIYKDTLESLRKLEEVLSKRYIDQLEIEIQKVEKECAQACEKIMQEKEGKIELLKMEYEKKLRNIRKEAQDNVFSHVFDNIMKVLSRIFLLFKK